Proteins encoded in a region of the Cyanobacterium stanieri LEGE 03274 genome:
- a CDS encoding phosphoketolase family protein codes for MVQTPTENNQSSLVLNSEELRKIDAYWRACNYLAVGMIYLRSNPLLKEHLKPEDIKYRLLGHWGSSPGLSFVYVHLNRLINKYDLNMIYLAGPGHGAPGILAPVYLEGTYSEIYPDKSMDEEGMRKFFKQFSFPGHIGSHVTPETPGSIHEGGELGYSVSHAYGSVLDNPDLISVVMVGDGESETGPLATSWHSNKFINPIRDGAVLPILHLNGYKIANPTILSRISHEELSALFVGYGYEPYFVEGDDPEIMHQKMAQTLEECVNKIREIQSEARRTGVAKRPRWPMIVFRSPKGWTGPKNVDGHKVENFWRSHQVPMGNMHSNTEHLRLLEEWMKGYKPEELFDENGTLIPELQALAPKGDRRMSANPIANGGLLRKDLDLPDFKDPEYAIPVTEPGKIRFENTKAMGIFLRDVMARNMTSFRVFGPDETASNRLHPIYEASKKVWMADYLPEDEDGGELSPDGRVMEMLSEHTLEGWLEAYLLTGRHGLFHTYEAFAHVIDSMFNQHAKWLDICKNHVPWRSPVSSLNILLSSTVWRQDHNGFSHQDPGFVDLVTNKSAEVTRVYFPPDANCLLSVIDHCLRSKDYVNVIVADKQSHLQYLTIEDAIKHCTKGIGIWDWAGNDHEKGRANEPDVIMASCGDVPTMEALAATAILREECPDLKVRFVNVVDIFKLQDETEHPHGLSHRDFVTLFTEDKPIIFNFHGYPWLIHKLAYRHPNAHRLHVRGYKEEGNINTPLELAIKNQIDRFNLVIDVIDRVPKLGSRAGYLKELMKNEIIDNLNYAHTHGIDKEEIRNWQWPF; via the coding sequence ATGGTTCAAACTCCCACAGAAAACAATCAAAGCTCCTTAGTTTTAAACTCAGAAGAATTGAGGAAAATTGATGCTTATTGGCGCGCCTGTAATTATCTGGCGGTAGGCATGATTTATTTACGCTCCAATCCTCTTTTAAAAGAACATCTAAAACCAGAAGATATTAAGTATAGATTATTAGGTCATTGGGGTTCTAGCCCAGGATTGAGCTTTGTATATGTGCATCTCAATCGCCTTATAAATAAGTATGACCTAAATATGATTTATTTGGCAGGCCCGGGGCATGGTGCGCCCGGGATTCTTGCTCCTGTGTATTTAGAGGGAACTTATTCCGAGATTTATCCCGATAAAAGTATGGATGAGGAAGGAATGCGCAAGTTTTTTAAACAATTTTCTTTCCCTGGCCACATTGGTAGCCATGTAACTCCTGAAACCCCTGGTTCGATTCATGAGGGGGGGGAGTTGGGTTATAGTGTATCCCATGCCTATGGTTCGGTATTAGATAACCCTGATCTTATTTCCGTGGTGATGGTGGGGGATGGTGAGTCGGAAACAGGGCCTTTGGCCACTTCTTGGCACTCTAATAAGTTTATTAATCCCATCCGTGATGGGGCAGTGTTGCCGATTTTGCATCTCAATGGTTATAAGATTGCTAACCCCACTATTTTATCTCGCATTTCCCATGAGGAATTAAGCGCTTTATTTGTGGGTTATGGTTATGAGCCTTATTTTGTGGAAGGGGATGACCCTGAAATTATGCATCAGAAGATGGCGCAAACCCTTGAGGAGTGTGTTAATAAAATTAGGGAAATTCAGTCAGAAGCAAGACGCACTGGGGTTGCTAAACGTCCTCGTTGGCCGATGATTGTTTTTCGCTCTCCTAAGGGGTGGACTGGCCCTAAAAATGTTGATGGTCATAAGGTGGAGAATTTTTGGCGATCGCACCAAGTTCCCATGGGTAATATGCACAGTAACACTGAACATTTACGCTTATTAGAGGAGTGGATGAAGGGTTATAAACCAGAGGAATTATTTGATGAAAATGGTACTTTAATTCCCGAATTACAAGCATTAGCTCCTAAGGGCGATCGCCGCATGAGCGCTAACCCCATCGCTAACGGTGGTTTACTCAGAAAAGATCTTGACTTGCCCGATTTTAAAGATCCTGAATATGCTATCCCTGTGACCGAACCTGGTAAAATTAGGTTTGAGAATACCAAGGCCATGGGAATCTTTTTAAGGGATGTGATGGCTCGTAATATGACCAGTTTCCGAGTATTTGGCCCGGATGAAACCGCCTCTAATCGTCTGCACCCCATTTATGAAGCCTCCAAAAAGGTATGGATGGCGGATTATTTGCCCGAAGATGAGGACGGCGGAGAGCTTTCCCCCGATGGTAGAGTCATGGAGATGTTGAGCGAACATACCTTAGAGGGATGGTTAGAAGCCTATTTATTGACGGGGCGCCATGGTTTATTCCATACTTACGAAGCCTTTGCCCATGTCATCGATTCCATGTTTAACCAACACGCTAAATGGTTGGATATATGTAAAAATCATGTGCCGTGGCGATCGCCCGTATCCTCCCTTAACATTTTACTATCTTCCACTGTCTGGAGACAAGACCACAACGGCTTTTCTCACCAAGATCCAGGTTTTGTCGATCTCGTCACCAACAAAAGCGCCGAAGTTACTAGGGTATATTTTCCCCCCGATGCTAACTGTTTATTAAGCGTCATCGACCATTGCTTACGCAGTAAGGATTATGTTAACGTCATTGTGGCTGATAAGCAAAGTCACCTCCAGTATTTAACCATCGAAGATGCCATCAAACATTGCACTAAAGGCATTGGGATTTGGGATTGGGCAGGAAATGACCACGAAAAAGGCAGAGCCAACGAACCTGATGTTATTATGGCATCCTGTGGCGATGTACCTACCATGGAAGCCCTCGCTGCTACGGCTATTTTAAGGGAAGAATGTCCCGATTTAAAAGTACGATTTGTTAATGTGGTGGACATCTTCAAATTGCAAGATGAAACCGAACATCCCCATGGTTTATCTCACCGAGATTTTGTGACTTTGTTTACCGAAGATAAACCGATTATTTTTAATTTTCATGGTTATCCTTGGTTAATTCATAAACTCGCTTATCGTCATCCTAACGCCCACCGTCTCCATGTGAGGGGTTATAAGGAAGAAGGTAATATTAACACTCCTTTAGAGTTAGCAATTAAGAACCAAATTGATCGTTTCAATTTAGTTATTGATGTCATTGACCGTGTGCCAAAATTAGGCTCTAGGGCAGGATACCTTAAAGAATTGATGAAAAATGAGATTATCGATAATCTTAACTATGCGCATACCCACGGTATTGATAAGGAGGAAATACGCAATTGGCAATGGCCTTTTTAG